The Fibrobacter sp. UWB16 genomic interval TGAGAAAATCGAGAGAATCGCGAACCTCCGCAGCAGAAATTTGCGGATAGCACATCTTAGCCATTTCGCCCGGAGTGGCGCCCGGCATAATCGGGGCAAGTTCCCTGACAACCGAGTTGTGCCAAGTATCGTAGTACTTGAAGAACTCGCCTTCAATCGTACGGACTTTGTACGTCTTTGCGATGGAAAGCATTTCTTCGTAGGCGGCTTTTTTACTTTCTTCCGTTTCGGCTTGGCCGAACTTGACCATCGCCCTGAAATAATCCATCTCGAAACCGGCAAGTCCCATGGCGGCACCCGTGCGTTCTACACCGATACGGCTCAACTTGCTTTTACCATCGCAAACGACCTTCATGTACGAGGGAGAACTGAATCCTGCGTTCTTGGAGAATTCTCTCCAAGAGAACGCGGAACAGCGCTTGCGTTCCTCGTAGTAATCACGCATGAACATGCGGAAATCGGTATATTCGATGATCGGTTTCATATTAAAAAATATAAAACCGTATTTTTCAAAAATCAAGTCTTTCTATGCTACAAAATTAAAGATTTTTGCAAAATTTAAGCATTTTTCTAAAATCCTCTCACAAAAATTTTGCATATACTACATCATGTAGCATATAGAGAATCTATTATAGCAACACTTATTCATCCGTCATTCCCCTAACGGGGCTTGACTGCTGCGGTTATCCAATACGAACGCAAGCGTTCGTGCAGTCTAACCTTGCACGTCTTTCCGAACGAAGTGAGGAATCCAGTTAAGTTTATTTATGCTTTACAAGACTTTACTGGATTGACGGCTACGCCGTCCGAGGCTTTGGCTCAAAAATAAGCCTGCAAGCAGTCTTGCTTTGTTCGCCTCGCACTCGTTTCTTCGGGGTAACCCCCTCAGGATGACAGCGCTGAAGATAACAGGCGTCAGGATGACGTAAAAAAGCATGACAATGGAAAAAGCTTATTCTAGCGCTTGGCGGGCGGCTTCTTTGGCATGGATGATGGTCGTGTCGTACACGGGGAGCACGCTATCCTCTGCGGAGATGAGCATGCCGATTTCCGTGCAACCAAGAACCACGCATTCAGCACCACGTTCTTTCAAGCTCTCAATGATGCGCTGGTATTCTGCACGCGATGCATCAAGAACCTTGCCCAAGCAAAGTTCATTGAAAATCACGTTGTTCACAATTTCAATGTCCGGAGCTTCCGGCACAATCACTTCGAGGCCAGCGCTCTTAAGGCGGTCCTTGATAAAGTCCTGTGTCATCGTGAATTTGGTGCCGAGCAACGCGACTTTCGTAAAGCCATCGCGAATAACGCTTGTTGCAGCCGCATCGGCAATGTGCAGAATCGGGATATGAATTTCACGTTCGATTTGCGGGACCAGCTTGTGCATCGTATTCGTAGCAATCACGATAAAGTCAGCACCAGCACTTTCGAGACGCTTTGCAGCATCCGCGAGAATCGCCGCATTGCCATCCCAATCGCCAATGGACATATTCGCCTCGAGTTCTGCAAAATCGACACTGTACATCAAAATTTTTGCACTGTGGAAACCGCCCAACGCGCTGACAACTTCTTTATTCAAAACTTCATAGTACGTGATTGTACTTTCCCAGCTCATGCCGCCAATCAAACCAATCGTCTTCATAAATTTCTCCGTTAACATTCATTAAAGGCTAATATTCATTAGCCAAACACAACGCCGTAAATAATAGGCGTCAGGATGACATTTTACGGAAGGGTAACAACTTCGCGGTCCAAGGACTTAAATACGTCTTTGGACGAAATCACTTTGCCCATGGCTACATCACGGCCATTTTGGGCTAGCAACTTGATGATTTTTAAACGTTCACGCGCAACCTGAATTGCGTCCATAAAAAATCTCCTTCTATCAAAGCTCCCAACAGCCAATTAAAAAATAAAATAAATTAACAAAAACGTCAAACATATTTATGTATATTACGTAATAATAAAGGGGGAAAAATGAATCATTCAAATAACGCATCTGCAATTTTTCCAATAACATTATTTATCATTGCAGCGTTTTTCACAGGTTGCGACGAAGATAGTGTCAGTGCACCAGCGCCAGAACCTGCCCCCGCTGTTTCATATACATCATCCTCCGTATCATATACCAACTTATCGTCATCCGAGACCTCATCTTCCAACATTTCTTCATCTGAAGTCGCGATATCAGGCTTTTCATCTTCGAGCGTTATAGAGCAAAAAACCTCATCAAGCACTCCTGCATCAAATACTTCATCATCGAGCGATGCGTTGAAAAAAGATTCATCCTCCAGCAAGCAAACCCCCGAAACAAAAGTATCGAGCAGTTCTACAGCACCAAGTTCAGCAAGAACAAACTGCATTACCTACACGAATTCCTTTGATCCAGACAGTTACAACGAGGACCCCGAATGCGTCATCAGGCAGCTAACAGCTGGCGTCGTTGAAAATCTTGTAAAGCAAGGCATGGATTCCACCAGCGCGTTCAATACGGCAAAGCTAAAACTTTATTCCATATTCTCCCTAGACACACTGCTACAGCACCAGTCTTTACATTCCACATCTATCGGCTATACATTTTCACATTTAATCCCTCCCGACAACGATTCTTCAAAGACGAGAAGCGATTTCATCGAGAAATTTACGAAAGGCGAGACCTTTGACGAGACATTTATATGTTCCGTCTATGAAAATTTTTCTATCGAGAAATTCTTAAGCTCAATCACCCCGACATCAACCTGGGGAGATTACGGAAGATACAGCACCAATTACGCCGTTCAAGAACCGCAATACATTTTAAGAAACTTGTGGAGACATTGCGGACAGCTCCCCTATTGCGACTCCTCCCATTACGAACTTTTCAAAACGTACCGTTGCAGTTCGGACAAGGTCAATTGCAAAGACAACGGCAAGGATTTCGTCTGCGCCTACAACAGTTGGAGAACACCAAACGCAAAGGAATACGAAACACACGACAAGGAATGCACAACAAACAACACGCGCTTCCCGAGCGATTCGTTCCCAAGCGAGTTCTACATTTGCTACGAAGGGCGGTGGTACCTTTCTAGAGACAATCTCGTCGATAGCCTGCCTCAGGAATACTTTTTCAACGAGAACATCAAATACGATACATTGACCGATCCGAGAGACGGCAAGAAATACAGAACCGTCGTTTTCGAGAACCAAGTCTGGATGGCAGAAAACATCAACTACTACAGCGAAAGCGACTCCCTCATCAAGAATTTCAGCAAATGCGCACAAAAAATCGGTTGCAGATACGGGCGCTTCTACAATGCCGACGCCGCCACCCACGCATGCCCCGAAGGCTGGCACCTGCCAAAAGAAGCGGACGTTTCCAGCTGGGATGAAATGCCCTACGACGAAGCGACCGTTTTCTTGCCAAAACTATTTTCACGCCTGACTGGCGAACGCGGCGCGAAAAATGAATCCGGACTTTCCCTTTTATCCATCAATGCTGTCGATCCGTATGGTTGGGATTATATCGGCGTGACATACGGATACTTTTGGGTAGACTCAAGGAAAGAATTCTACATCGCCACAACGCATGCCAACTTCAGCAATGTTGACCCGCGCGAAAAAGGGCAGTTCGTGCCCGTCCGGTGTATAAAGGATTAGGATAAGGACTTGAATTTAGGAATAAGAAAATCGGCTTTTTATCGCCGATTTTCTTTTGTGTAGTCGCAATGAGATAAACCTCTTAGTCTTCCACTTTATTCGAGACTTTCTTGAATATGAGCCGGTGGGTAACAGTCATATAGCTGGCGTCCGTCACCGTCTCCATCGTCATCGTAATTCCATCCGTCGCTACTTGCGCCGTATATTTATTTCCAGAAGCATCGGAGTAGGTGAACGTACCATTCTTGCTGTTATAGGAATAGCTAAACGAATCGGTCGAGCCATTACGTGCTATATAGTCTATAGAGCCATCGGAATAGACGTTCATTGACTGGCCAACGCAATAGTCATCTTCAACCTCGCTGTCCACACATTCCTCGGAAGATCCACCCCAAATTTCAGTGCACATTTTCTTGTTCGTAATCTTGTGGATGTAAAGTTCCGTCGTAACAGTCCACTTTCCACGGACATCATTTGGGAATTTACCACCCTTCGCCACGGAAGAAGAAGACTTCACTACAGCCTTACTCGAAGAGCTCCTGCCGTATTTTTTCGAAGAGGAACTTTTCACCTGGCTTTCACGAATTTCCTTTTCATTCAATTTTCCTTCTAGTTTGATATCTTTACCAGGCTTGGCATCTACCGACTGAGTGAATTTTTTCCCGCTTTCATCAACAAAGGAAACAACATGTTCACCACCTTCTTTAAGCACAATCTCGTGATCGCCTTTATCATTGACACCCAAGGCTATAGTCACCTTGCCGGTCTCATTTGAAATAGCAACAGTCATTTTACCATCTTTAAGAGCCGTTTCACCTTTATCTGTAAAGGTCACTGTCGAAGATGCGGCATCAGTCAAAGAACTATTATCATCTAAGATTTTTTTGGTCAAGTTGGAAATAGCTTCCACATCTTCACCCAACATTTCAGAAGCCTTTTTCACATCGTCATAATCTTCGATAAAGACATCTAGGACCTTATCCTTTAATTCGTCCGCAGACATATCCTTACCCTGAGTAATGATAGTATTGATTTTTTCCGCAGTCTCTATTTTACCCATGGCATCCGTAACGGCGTCAGGCAAAGCGGTCTTTAGGATTTCCACTTCAAAGGCCGCGGCCTTTTCTGACAATTCCACTCCAGTTTTTGCCACCGTCTTATTGATAAATTCCGCTTCTTCAGCAAAGGAGCTTTCTGTATTATAGTACATTCTGTTGTATATCTGGAGCGAGGCGTCATCGTAATCCCCGTTATTAAATTTTTTCCACCAGCTCAGATAATCCGTTTCCCCTCTCTTTTGATTAGCATCAAGGCCATCGAAAAGAATTTTCAGTTGATTTTTATCCTTCAGTTCGCCAGCAACCGCCATGGCCTTTTCGCGGGTCGCCTTGCCACACCCTCTTAGGGAACGGAAGAAATCCCTCATGGCGTAGAAAAGGCCCACTTTCTGGAGGGCAGCCGGAGTTTCGCTCATAAAAGCCTGCTTACTGTCTATACGCGACAAGGCAGACTCGTATTCATCAGCCTTTTCACTCATTTTGGTCAACACACCAAAAAACTCCCCAGCTTCGCTACTATCCACATT includes:
- a CDS encoding TIGR02147 family protein; translated protein: MKPIIEYTDFRMFMRDYYEERKRCSAFSWREFSKNAGFSSPSYMKVVCDGKSKLSRIGVERTGAAMGLAGFEMDYFRAMVKFGQAETEESKKAAYEEMLSIAKTYKVRTIEGEFFKYYDTWHNSVVRELAPIMPGATPGEMAKMCYPQISAAEVRDSLDFLTKSGLLKKEDENFVQSETSIKGTTDATRLAMRNMHRQMSRLATSALELPKEIRNFSGVTMGLSRESFHKIECVLNECRRQIIAIAAEEKNIEQVYRLNLQLFPLTKNVKENENEEV
- a CDS encoding aspartate/glutamate racemase family protein, which gives rise to MKTIGLIGGMSWESTITYYEVLNKEVVSALGGFHSAKILMYSVDFAELEANMSIGDWDGNAAILADAAKRLESAGADFIVIATNTMHKLVPQIEREIHIPILHIADAAATSVIRDGFTKVALLGTKFTMTQDFIKDRLKSAGLEVIVPEAPDIEIVNNVIFNELCLGKVLDASRAEYQRIIESLKERGAECVVLGCTEIGMLISAEDSVLPVYDTTIIHAKEAARQALE
- a CDS encoding FISUMP domain-containing protein, yielding MDSTSAFNTAKLKLYSIFSLDTLLQHQSLHSTSIGYTFSHLIPPDNDSSKTRSDFIEKFTKGETFDETFICSVYENFSIEKFLSSITPTSTWGDYGRYSTNYAVQEPQYILRNLWRHCGQLPYCDSSHYELFKTYRCSSDKVNCKDNGKDFVCAYNSWRTPNAKEYETHDKECTTNNTRFPSDSFPSEFYICYEGRWYLSRDNLVDSLPQEYFFNENIKYDTLTDPRDGKKYRTVVFENQVWMAENINYYSESDSLIKNFSKCAQKIGCRYGRFYNADAATHACPEGWHLPKEADVSSWDEMPYDEATVFLPKLFSRLTGERGAKNESGLSLLSINAVDPYGWDYIGVTYGYFWVDSRKEFYIATTHANFSNVDPREKGQFVPVRCIKD